In one Desulfoferula mesophila genomic region, the following are encoded:
- a CDS encoding ABC transporter permease: protein MRGLATIVRSDSFRYATYSLRRSPLAMVGIGMILVVVLVAAFAPAVAPHPEQVYKVNLKQKLLPPSAEHWFGTDDMGRDVASRMVYGARISLKIACVVVLLAATIGSLLGLISAYMGGWLGGSIMRVTDAFLAFPPLVLALSIQAALGPSVTNTMLALALVWWTWYARLVRGQALAIKEELFIESARMLGASRVRIMFRHILPNCTGPIIVQATLQMGYAVITAAGLGFLGIGAQEPAPEWGLMVATGRAFIPKWWWMSTFPGFAIFWFVLGFCLLGDAIRDIYERS, encoded by the coding sequence ATGAGAGGCCTGGCCACCATAGTGCGCAGCGATTCCTTCCGCTACGCTACCTACTCCCTGCGCCGTTCGCCCCTGGCCATGGTGGGCATCGGCATGATCCTGGTGGTGGTGCTGGTGGCGGCCTTCGCCCCGGCGGTGGCACCCCACCCGGAGCAGGTCTACAAGGTCAATCTCAAGCAGAAGCTGCTGCCCCCCAGCGCCGAGCATTGGTTCGGCACCGACGACATGGGACGCGACGTGGCCAGCCGCATGGTCTACGGCGCCCGCATCAGCCTGAAGATCGCCTGCGTGGTGGTGCTTCTGGCCGCCACCATCGGCTCGCTGCTGGGGCTTATCTCCGCCTACATGGGCGGCTGGTTGGGCGGGTCGATCATGCGGGTGACCGACGCCTTCCTGGCCTTCCCGCCCCTGGTGCTGGCCTTGTCCATCCAGGCGGCCCTGGGGCCCAGCGTCACCAACACCATGCTGGCCCTGGCCCTGGTGTGGTGGACCTGGTACGCCCGGCTGGTGCGGGGCCAGGCCCTGGCCATCAAGGAGGAGCTGTTCATCGAGAGCGCCCGCATGCTGGGGGCCTCGCGCGTGCGCATCATGTTCCGCCACATCCTGCCAAACTGCACTGGGCCCATCATCGTGCAGGCCACCCTGCAGATGGGCTACGCGGTGATCACCGCCGCGGGCCTGGGCTTTTTGGGCATCGGCGCCCAGGAGCCGGCGCCCGAGTGGGGGTTGATGGTGGCCACCGGGCGGGCCTTCATCCCCAAGTGGTGGTGGATGTCCACCTTCCCCGGGTTCGCCATTTTCTGGTTCGTGCTGGGCTTCTGCCTGTTGGGCGACGCCATCCGCGACATCTACGAGCGGAGCTGA
- a CDS encoding aldehyde ferredoxin oxidoreductase family protein yields the protein MPIDLGFKIARIDLSNCQVRVERLEADTFDLLIGGRGLAAKLLFEGQPAGADPLGPDNQLIFATGKLVGTPVPTAGQTTITSKSPATGLYFKSNTGGAWAKALRRAGWDAVVFTGVSERPVYVTIDDDQVEIHDAGELWGKTVRETEAWLHRELRGQGWDNATIGQAGENLVNFACVMTNLFHAAGRGGLGAVMGSKKLKAVSVRGTGKTPVADPTALRREIEAVLAKIDGTVKAKLYVDYGTSATVEYVNESWSMPVNNFQKSHIEDGHLISGSYLDEKRYMRKGSACSACPLGCHKYSEVRQGVFRGKSGGPEYETLAALGASLGINDVEAVLRGNELCNDYGMDTISAGGAVGWLLECVERGALPPGAAGDLDLSWGNGETMVELLHWIAHRQGIGDLLAEGTRIAAERTGGDSYQWAVQANGLEQSRVDTRVAKAYSLAFAVNPRGPDHLHAQPMAEFGHFPEARELVKRILGREEECTGTTLKGKPELVRWHEDMFALTDSLGICSFATTSSYIVSLESLALMVSAALGVEMSGEELLERGRRCVVLERCFNLREKPNRKDELPWRLMNEPISEGPLAGHVNSAQELGGLLRQYYRLQGYDLETGRPTRELLGRLELAEGVKGLDDWAQTLP from the coding sequence ATGCCCATTGATCTCGGATTCAAGATCGCCCGCATAGATCTGAGCAATTGTCAGGTCAGGGTAGAACGGCTGGAAGCGGACACCTTCGATCTTTTGATCGGCGGACGGGGGCTGGCGGCCAAGCTGCTGTTTGAGGGCCAACCGGCCGGGGCCGACCCCCTGGGGCCGGACAACCAGCTTATCTTCGCCACCGGCAAGCTAGTGGGCACCCCGGTGCCCACGGCGGGCCAGACCACCATCACCAGCAAAAGCCCGGCGACGGGGCTCTACTTCAAGTCCAACACCGGCGGCGCCTGGGCCAAGGCCCTGCGCCGGGCGGGCTGGGACGCGGTGGTGTTCACGGGCGTCAGCGAGCGGCCGGTGTACGTGACCATCGATGACGACCAGGTGGAGATCCACGACGCCGGCGAGCTGTGGGGCAAGACGGTGCGCGAGACCGAGGCCTGGCTGCATCGGGAGCTTCGGGGCCAGGGCTGGGACAACGCCACCATCGGCCAGGCCGGGGAAAACCTGGTCAACTTCGCCTGCGTGATGACCAACCTGTTCCACGCCGCCGGCCGGGGAGGCCTCGGCGCGGTGATGGGCTCCAAGAAGCTCAAGGCGGTGTCGGTGCGGGGCACCGGCAAGACCCCGGTGGCCGATCCCACGGCCTTGCGCCGGGAAATCGAGGCGGTGCTGGCCAAGATTGACGGCACCGTCAAGGCCAAGCTCTACGTGGACTACGGCACTTCGGCCACCGTGGAATACGTCAACGAGAGCTGGTCCATGCCGGTGAACAACTTTCAGAAGAGCCACATCGAGGACGGCCATCTCATCAGCGGCTCCTACCTGGACGAAAAGCGCTACATGCGCAAGGGCAGCGCCTGCTCGGCCTGTCCCCTGGGCTGCCACAAGTACTCCGAGGTGCGCCAGGGCGTTTTCCGGGGCAAGAGCGGAGGGCCGGAATACGAGACCCTGGCCGCCCTGGGGGCCAGCCTGGGCATCAACGACGTGGAGGCGGTGCTGCGCGGCAACGAGCTGTGCAACGACTACGGCATGGACACCATCAGCGCCGGCGGAGCAGTCGGCTGGCTGCTGGAGTGCGTGGAGCGCGGGGCCTTGCCCCCGGGCGCGGCCGGGGATTTGGACCTGAGCTGGGGCAACGGCGAGACCATGGTGGAGTTGCTGCACTGGATCGCCCACCGGCAGGGCATCGGCGACCTGCTGGCCGAGGGCACCCGCATCGCCGCCGAGCGCACCGGGGGCGATTCCTACCAGTGGGCGGTGCAGGCCAACGGCCTGGAGCAGTCGCGGGTGGACACCAGGGTGGCCAAGGCCTACAGCCTGGCCTTCGCGGTGAACCCCCGGGGGCCGGACCATCTGCACGCCCAGCCCATGGCCGAGTTCGGCCACTTCCCCGAGGCCCGCGAGCTGGTCAAGCGCATCCTGGGCCGCGAGGAGGAATGCACCGGTACCACGCTGAAGGGCAAGCCCGAGCTGGTGCGCTGGCACGAGGACATGTTCGCCCTTACCGACTCCCTGGGCATCTGTTCCTTTGCCACCACCTCGTCCTATATCGTGTCCCTGGAGTCCCTGGCGCTCATGGTCAGCGCGGCCCTGGGCGTGGAAATGAGCGGCGAGGAGCTGCTGGAGCGCGGCCGCCGCTGCGTGGTGCTGGAGCGCTGCTTCAACCTGCGCGAGAAGCCGAACCGCAAGGACGAGCTGCCCTGGCGGCTGATGAACGAGCCCATCTCCGAAGGGCCCCTGGCCGGGCACGTGAACTCCGCCCAGGAGCTGGGCGGGCTGTTGCGCCAATATTACCGGCTGCAGGGCTATGACCTGGAGACCGGCAGGCCCACCCGCGAGTTGCTGGGCCGCTTGGAACTGGCCGAGGGAGTCAAGGGCCTGGATGACTGGGCGCAAACCTTGCCCTAG
- a CDS encoding S-methyl thiohydantoin desulfurase domain-containing protein produces the protein MEVSAQMVEALVMGGAFLGGGGGGSTEEGLRLGRLALELGTPIILELDDMDPAAWVATVSMVGAPAAQEAFLEPMDHVRALGKLAENLDAPLGGIICNEMGGLASVNGLLQSAVLGLPMIDAPCNGRAHPIAAMGSMGLHLMERYVSVQAACGGNREQGRRLEMVVKGGLENCSAMVRQAAVRAGGLVAVARNPVQCAWLTEHCAVGAMAMAQKLGEMLLAEAAAGRKAAAVSDFLGGAVLATAKVEQKELVTKGGFDLGSLVLASGHELVFWNEYMLVERRGKVPFSFPDLITTLDAASGLPVSSAEVGLGQEVILVGAPAGSLLLGAGARDTELWRRAEEAIGSPLGADAAGDVNAA, from the coding sequence GTGGAAGTAAGCGCGCAAATGGTGGAGGCCCTGGTCATGGGCGGGGCCTTTTTGGGCGGCGGCGGCGGCGGATCGACCGAGGAGGGCCTGCGCCTGGGCCGGTTGGCCCTGGAGCTGGGCACCCCGATCATCCTCGAACTGGATGACATGGACCCCGCCGCCTGGGTGGCCACGGTATCCATGGTGGGGGCTCCGGCCGCCCAGGAGGCGTTCCTGGAGCCCATGGACCATGTGCGCGCCCTGGGCAAGCTGGCGGAAAACCTGGACGCCCCCCTGGGGGGTATCATCTGCAACGAGATGGGCGGGCTGGCCTCGGTGAACGGACTGTTGCAGTCGGCCGTGCTGGGGCTGCCGATGATCGACGCCCCCTGTAACGGTCGGGCCCACCCCATCGCGGCCATGGGCAGCATGGGCCTGCACCTGATGGAGCGCTACGTTTCGGTGCAGGCCGCCTGCGGCGGCAATCGCGAACAGGGCCGCCGCTTGGAAATGGTGGTCAAGGGTGGCCTGGAGAACTGCTCGGCCATGGTGCGCCAGGCGGCGGTGCGGGCGGGCGGCCTGGTGGCGGTGGCACGCAATCCGGTGCAGTGCGCCTGGCTGACGGAACATTGCGCGGTGGGTGCCATGGCCATGGCCCAAAAGCTGGGCGAGATGCTTCTGGCGGAAGCGGCGGCGGGGCGCAAGGCCGCCGCCGTGTCCGATTTTCTGGGGGGAGCCGTATTGGCCACGGCCAAGGTGGAGCAAAAGGAGCTGGTGACAAAGGGCGGCTTCGACTTGGGAAGCCTGGTGTTGGCCAGCGGGCACGAGCTGGTGTTCTGGAACGAGTACATGCTGGTGGAGCGCCGGGGCAAGGTGCCTTTCTCCTTCCCCGATCTCATAACCACCCTGGACGCGGCCAGCGGACTGCCGGTGAGCAGCGCCGAGGTTGGCCTGGGCCAAGAGGTGATTCTGGTGGGAGCCCCGGCGGGGTCGTTGCTTCTGGGGGCAGGAGCGCGTGATACTGAATTATGGCGGCGGGCCGAGGAGGCCATAGGTAGTCCCTTGGGGGCCGACGCCGCGGGAGACGTCAATGCTGCCTGA
- a CDS encoding flavodoxin family protein: MKLNLLGISASPRGKANSYYLLTQAMQAVRESEPEAEITVYDFKNKTFGGCIHCYGCRKKGHEGQCTIKDDYQELADLWVQADAIIYSVPVYHMSIPGQLKCFIDRLGQSGITKSLPSASQTGFTKSLKPMGIISQGMHIFSGQEHAITELVNHALLMGCLPVAGNLWQGYLGASGWTECLADRKALAQLSEQGTIGAQAAVDAARTLGHNVITLAQVVRAGREVVFGQGKD, encoded by the coding sequence ATGAAGCTCAACCTGCTGGGCATATCCGCCAGCCCCCGGGGCAAGGCCAACAGCTATTACCTCTTGACCCAGGCCATGCAGGCGGTGCGCGAGAGCGAGCCCGAAGCCGAGATCACGGTCTACGATTTCAAGAACAAGACCTTCGGCGGCTGCATCCACTGCTACGGCTGCCGCAAAAAAGGCCACGAGGGCCAGTGCACCATCAAGGACGACTACCAGGAGCTGGCCGACTTGTGGGTCCAGGCCGACGCCATAATCTATTCGGTACCGGTGTACCACATGTCCATACCCGGCCAGCTCAAGTGCTTCATAGACCGTTTGGGCCAGTCGGGCATAACCAAGTCCCTGCCCTCGGCCTCACAGACGGGCTTCACCAAGTCGCTCAAGCCCATGGGCATCATCAGCCAGGGCATGCACATCTTCTCCGGCCAGGAGCACGCCATCACCGAGCTGGTCAACCACGCCCTGCTCATGGGCTGTTTGCCCGTGGCCGGCAACCTCTGGCAGGGCTATCTGGGGGCCAGCGGCTGGACCGAGTGCCTGGCCGACCGCAAGGCCCTGGCCCAGCTCAGCGAGCAGGGCACCATCGGCGCCCAGGCGGCGGTGGACGCGGCCCGCACCCTGGGGCACAACGTCATCACCCTGGCCCAGGTGGTGCGCGCGGGACGCGAAGTGGTGTTCGGCCAGGGGAAGGACTAG
- a CDS encoding ABC transporter substrate-binding protein has translation MKAKKCWLSCLALALAATLALAGPALAAGKFVDDGKLVYSVYTDIQTMDPHVAFVWYSCTITRNTHEGLLQYDLKDYSIKPLLAESWKLDENGGTFKLRKGVKFSDGSEFDAAAVKFNLERIKAINKGPATWVKDIKEVKILDKHTVRLETTKNWAFLEDVLAAPWCFIMVSPTAIKKNATKDDPWATKWMHDHTAGTGPYVVEKWAPNQYIKLVRHKGYWRGWDGKHFSEVVYQVNKEDSTERMLITKGAVDMINDMTAEYWDVLAADPHIKVKTFPSLAEQFILMNNARGPLADENMRKAVTYAVDYEACRAVVNASAKGLLVGTPIKRDVAKAKAFKAKSAYAGKEVTLKLCYVSGIENHRKWSLILQDNLKDIGVKLDIQSMTWPAFAKQVYGTPDEAADLYPFYASSIIADPYGVLYKVLDSHSLQKGGANLGYKNAQFDALMDKASQTIDRAKRMSIYEQARLLPEKDATYLWLFMLPYVAIYRDSVGVYDYTQIGDALGNMFYFYDYYRK, from the coding sequence ATGAAGGCAAAAAAATGTTGGTTGAGTTGTTTGGCGCTGGCCCTGGCGGCGACCTTGGCGCTGGCGGGCCCGGCCCTGGCCGCCGGCAAATTCGTGGACGACGGCAAACTGGTTTACTCGGTGTACACCGATATCCAGACCATGGACCCCCACGTGGCCTTTGTCTGGTATTCCTGCACCATTACCCGCAACACCCATGAGGGCCTGTTGCAATACGACCTCAAGGACTACTCAATAAAGCCCCTGCTGGCCGAGTCCTGGAAGCTTGACGAAAACGGCGGCACTTTCAAGCTGCGCAAGGGGGTCAAGTTCTCCGACGGCAGCGAGTTCGACGCCGCGGCGGTGAAGTTCAACCTGGAGCGCATCAAGGCCATCAACAAGGGCCCGGCCACCTGGGTCAAGGACATCAAGGAAGTCAAGATCCTCGACAAGCACACGGTGCGCCTGGAGACCACCAAGAACTGGGCCTTCCTGGAGGACGTGCTGGCCGCTCCCTGGTGCTTCATCATGGTCAGCCCCACCGCCATCAAGAAAAATGCCACCAAGGACGACCCCTGGGCCACCAAGTGGATGCACGACCACACCGCAGGCACCGGCCCCTACGTGGTTGAGAAGTGGGCCCCCAATCAGTACATCAAGCTGGTGCGCCACAAGGGCTACTGGCGCGGCTGGGACGGCAAGCACTTCAGCGAGGTGGTCTACCAGGTCAACAAGGAAGACTCCACCGAGCGCATGCTCATCACCAAGGGCGCGGTGGACATGATCAACGACATGACCGCCGAGTACTGGGACGTGTTGGCCGCCGATCCCCACATCAAGGTCAAGACCTTCCCCTCCCTGGCCGAGCAGTTCATCCTGATGAACAACGCCCGTGGCCCCCTGGCCGACGAGAACATGCGTAAGGCCGTGACCTACGCCGTGGACTACGAGGCCTGCCGGGCCGTGGTCAACGCCTCGGCCAAGGGCCTGTTGGTGGGCACCCCCATCAAGCGCGACGTGGCCAAGGCCAAGGCCTTCAAGGCCAAGAGCGCCTACGCCGGCAAGGAAGTCACTCTGAAGCTCTGCTACGTGAGCGGCATCGAGAACCATCGCAAGTGGTCGCTGATCCTGCAGGACAACCTGAAGGATATCGGGGTCAAGCTGGACATCCAGTCCATGACCTGGCCGGCCTTCGCCAAGCAGGTCTACGGCACCCCGGACGAGGCGGCCGACCTGTATCCCTTCTACGCCTCCTCCATCATCGCCGACCCCTACGGCGTGCTCTACAAGGTCCTGGATTCCCACAGCCTGCAAAAGGGCGGGGCCAACCTGGGATATAAGAACGCCCAGTTCGACGCCCTGATGGACAAGGCCTCCCAGACCATCGACCGGGCCAAGCGCATGAGCATCTATGAGCAGGCCCGTCTGCTGCCCGAGAAGGACGCCACTTACCTGTGGCTGTTCATGCTGCCCTACGTGGCCATCTACCGCGACAGCGTGGGCGTGTACGACTACACCCAGATCGGCGACGCCCTGGGCAACATGTTCTATTTCTACGACTACTACCGGAAGTAA
- a CDS encoding ABC transporter ATP-binding protein — MGSAKQEMLLQAKGLRTHFTTHEGSFDAVAGVELGIAPNQAVGLVGETGSGKSVTALSILRLVPEPAGRITEGQVLFQGRDLLSLSDREMRRVRGGAISMVFQKPMSSLNPTFKIGTQMADIICLHQGVDHKEALQRGAALLASVRMSDPERILDRYPHELSGGMRQRVMIAVALSSNPALIIADEPTTALDVTIQKQILELIAQTRREHGFSMLFISHDLRTVYNTCDYIYVMYAGQIVEHGPVDEVFLRPRHPYVEALLSSLPLLAARQEMLNVIPDTVPSLLHPPSGCRFHPRCSYADNICRSRPPEMIEPSPGHWAACWRNQAEVAHA, encoded by the coding sequence ATGGGCTCGGCCAAGCAAGAGATGCTTTTACAGGCGAAAGGGCTGCGCACCCACTTCACCACCCACGAAGGTTCCTTCGACGCGGTGGCCGGGGTGGAGCTCGGCATAGCTCCTAACCAGGCGGTGGGCCTGGTGGGCGAAACCGGCAGCGGCAAATCGGTAACCGCCCTGTCCATTTTGCGCTTGGTGCCCGAGCCGGCGGGGCGCATCACCGAGGGGCAGGTGCTGTTCCAGGGCCGCGATCTGCTGTCCCTGAGCGACCGTGAAATGCGCCGGGTCCGGGGCGGGGCCATCTCCATGGTCTTCCAGAAGCCCATGAGCTCGCTCAACCCCACCTTCAAGATCGGCACCCAGATGGCCGACATCATCTGCCTGCACCAGGGGGTGGACCACAAGGAGGCCCTCCAGCGCGGCGCGGCGCTGTTGGCCAGCGTACGCATGTCCGACCCCGAGCGCATCCTGGACCGCTACCCCCACGAGCTTAGCGGCGGCATGCGCCAGCGGGTGATGATCGCGGTGGCCCTGAGCTCCAACCCCGCGCTGATCATCGCCGACGAGCCCACCACCGCCCTGGACGTGACCATCCAGAAACAGATTCTGGAGCTCATCGCCCAGACCAGGCGGGAACACGGTTTCTCCATGTTGTTCATCAGCCACGACTTGCGCACGGTCTACAACACCTGCGACTACATCTACGTGATGTACGCCGGGCAGATCGTGGAGCACGGGCCGGTGGACGAGGTCTTCCTGCGGCCCCGCCACCCCTATGTGGAGGCGTTGCTCAGCAGCCTGCCCCTGCTGGCCGCCCGGCAGGAGATGCTCAACGTGATCCCCGACACGGTGCCCAGCCTGTTGCACCCGCCCTCCGGCTGCCGCTTCCACCCCCGCTGTTCTTATGCCGACAACATCTGCCGGAGCCGCCCGCCGGAAATGATCGAGCCCTCGCCGGGGCACTGGGCCGCCTGTTGGCGCAATCAAGCGGAGGTGGCCCATGCCTGA
- a CDS encoding 4Fe-4S dicluster domain-containing protein, whose protein sequence is MKKILLADMDKCNGCELCVDACSMSHGGFCSLSNSRIRILREEPTAQFAPLMCEQCGEHPCQDACPVKAIVFDPELSLLTVDPELCVACGDCVEACPYQGIFLGEETALKCDLCGGDPACAGLCHTGALRVVEVSPQTVASGLDRKQAKLHFIERNRHAH, encoded by the coding sequence ATGAAAAAAATCCTGCTGGCCGATATGGACAAGTGCAACGGCTGCGAGTTGTGCGTGGACGCCTGCTCCATGAGCCACGGCGGGTTCTGCTCCCTGAGCAACTCGCGCATCCGCATCTTGCGCGAAGAGCCCACCGCCCAGTTCGCTCCGCTGATGTGCGAGCAGTGCGGCGAGCACCCTTGCCAGGACGCCTGCCCGGTCAAGGCCATCGTCTTCGACCCCGAGCTGTCTCTGCTCACCGTGGACCCGGAGCTCTGCGTGGCCTGCGGGGATTGCGTGGAGGCCTGCCCCTATCAAGGCATCTTCCTGGGCGAGGAGACGGCCCTCAAGTGCGACCTTTGCGGCGGGGACCCGGCCTGCGCGGGGCTTTGCCACACCGGCGCCTTGCGGGTGGTCGAGGTCAGCCCCCAGACCGTGGCTTCGGGCCTGGACCGCAAGCAAGCCAAGCTGCATTTCATAGAGAGGAACCGCCATGCCCATTGA
- a CDS encoding flavin reductase family protein, with product MEQETAQYTVTGRKVTDIDRAFEAQVKGVVVLTSRLDERLTGMTASWFTRAAEQPFLAVACVYKENFSHGIIRQSKALAVNFLGEGQQDLARCFGRQSSRQVDKFAGLEFFTGRNGCPVLAEAAAYLECRLVDEMDARDHTVFLCEALAGRVLRSTRGLVYDRRDYLPGQG from the coding sequence ATGGAGCAGGAAACCGCGCAATACACCGTCACCGGCAGAAAGGTGACGGACATTGACCGGGCCTTTGAGGCCCAGGTCAAGGGCGTGGTGGTGCTCACCAGCCGCCTGGATGAGCGCCTGACGGGCATGACCGCCTCCTGGTTCACCCGCGCGGCGGAGCAGCCTTTTCTGGCCGTGGCCTGCGTTTACAAAGAGAACTTCAGCCACGGCATCATCCGCCAGAGCAAGGCGCTGGCCGTCAACTTCCTGGGCGAGGGACAGCAGGACCTGGCCCGCTGCTTTGGCCGCCAATCCAGCCGTCAGGTGGACAAGTTCGCGGGCCTCGAGTTTTTTACCGGCCGCAACGGCTGCCCCGTGCTGGCCGAAGCCGCGGCCTATCTGGAATGCCGCCTGGTGGACGAAATGGACGCCCGCGACCACACCGTTTTTCTGTGCGAGGCGCTGGCGGGGCGGGTGTTGCGCTCCACCAGGGGCCTGGTTTACGACCGCCGGGACTACCTGCCCGGCCAAGGATGA
- a CDS encoding ABC transporter ATP-binding protein, translating into MPDLVRVEGLRKRFPIAGLFGRPSGYVSAVEDVSFSIPHGSTLGLVGESGCGKTTVGRLLSRLIEADEGRFELGDQEILAKSAREMHKAKRDIQMVFQDPQASLNPRMTVRGILREPFVVHHLVAKRQIEQEVDQLISMVGLSPEHLNRYPKELSGGQQQRVGICKAVSLKPRFLILDEPTSALDVCVQAQILNTLKRIQREMDMTCLFISHDLSVIHQMSDNIAVMYLGQLVEMASNERIMRHTLHPYTRALFSAIPTLPGEERALDITLAGDVPNPADPPSGCRFHPRCAERAAVCSRQAPPWRQARPGHWLRCHQSPDTGSATNKE; encoded by the coding sequence ATGCCTGATCTGGTGCGCGTGGAAGGGCTGCGCAAGCGCTTTCCCATCGCCGGGCTCTTCGGGCGGCCCAGCGGCTACGTCTCCGCCGTGGAGGACGTGAGCTTCTCCATTCCCCATGGCTCCACCCTGGGCCTGGTGGGGGAGAGCGGCTGCGGCAAGACCACGGTGGGGCGCCTGCTCTCGCGGCTCATCGAGGCCGACGAGGGCCGCTTCGAGTTGGGCGATCAGGAGATTCTGGCCAAAAGCGCCCGGGAGATGCACAAGGCCAAGCGCGACATCCAGATGGTGTTCCAAGACCCCCAGGCCTCTCTCAATCCGCGCATGACCGTGCGGGGCATCCTGCGCGAGCCCTTCGTGGTGCACCATTTGGTGGCAAAGCGCCAAATCGAGCAAGAGGTGGACCAACTCATCTCCATGGTGGGCTTGAGCCCGGAGCACCTTAACCGCTACCCCAAGGAGCTATCCGGCGGCCAGCAGCAGCGGGTGGGCATCTGCAAGGCCGTATCCCTGAAGCCGCGCTTTCTGATCTTGGACGAGCCCACCAGCGCCCTGGACGTCTGCGTGCAGGCCCAGATACTCAACACCCTCAAGCGCATCCAGCGGGAGATGGACATGACCTGTCTGTTCATCTCCCACGACCTCAGCGTCATCCACCAGATGAGCGACAACATCGCGGTGATGTATTTGGGACAGTTGGTGGAGATGGCCTCCAACGAGCGCATCATGCGCCACACCCTGCACCCCTACACCAGGGCCCTTTTCTCGGCCATACCCACCCTGCCCGGCGAGGAGCGGGCCCTGGACATCACCCTGGCGGGCGACGTGCCCAACCCGGCCGACCCGCCCTCGGGCTGCCGTTTCCATCCCCGCTGCGCCGAGCGGGCCGCGGTTTGCTCGCGCCAGGCCCCGCCCTGGCGCCAGGCGCGGCCCGGTCATTGGCTGCGTTGCCACCAGAGCCCGGACACGGGCTCCGCCACCAACAAGGAGTAG
- a CDS encoding TIGR04076 family protein produces the protein MTTYRIEIERILEEGVCPFGYQVGQVFEFPVGPRTETFPSFCGWAYHEMFPVLVALKYGARLPFCRDERAARVTCSDAKNPVVFKVSLVESTVSDGGPKG, from the coding sequence ATGACTACTTATCGGATCGAGATCGAACGGATACTGGAAGAGGGCGTCTGCCCCTTCGGCTACCAGGTGGGCCAGGTGTTCGAATTCCCGGTGGGCCCGCGCACCGAAACCTTCCCCAGCTTTTGCGGTTGGGCCTACCACGAGATGTTTCCGGTGCTGGTCGCTCTCAAGTACGGAGCGCGTCTTCCCTTTTGCCGGGACGAGCGCGCCGCCCGGGTAACCTGTTCCGACGCCAAGAATCCGGTGGTTTTCAAAGTCAGTCTGGTTGAATCGACTGTTTCCGATGGCGGGCCCAAGGGCTAG
- a CDS encoding ABC transporter permease, giving the protein MSSMLLQKILRRIITIVPVIVLAMTVVFFVSHMVPSDPARLIAGQYASEEQVAQIRAEYGLDKPLPTQYLIYLRDTFTGRFGKSMHTRRPVMEDIEEFFPATMELALVSMFIVIVVGVPLGVVSAVRKDHLSDHASRLFALGGVSVPVFWLAILMQLYFYFKLGWLPVGDRLTYGLAPPTDITGLYILDSLLTGNWQTLGDSIRHIILPAAALSISSMSSVVRQTRSEMLKVLKEDYVVFHKAYGLARWRVIYKYALRNALTPTVSLVGLVFGLLLGGSFLVETVFNWPGIGQYVAQSVLSSDFPAIIGATMVVTLSYALVNLLVDVVYMLINPKVRL; this is encoded by the coding sequence ATGAGCAGCATGCTTCTGCAAAAAATACTGCGGCGCATCATCACCATAGTGCCGGTGATCGTGCTGGCTATGACCGTGGTGTTTTTTGTCTCCCACATGGTTCCCTCGGACCCCGCCCGGCTCATCGCCGGGCAGTACGCCTCCGAGGAGCAGGTGGCCCAGATCCGGGCGGAGTACGGCCTGGACAAGCCCCTGCCCACCCAATACCTGATCTATCTGCGCGACACCTTCACCGGCCGTTTCGGCAAATCCATGCACACCCGCCGGCCGGTGATGGAAGACATCGAAGAGTTTTTCCCCGCCACAATGGAACTGGCCCTGGTGAGCATGTTCATCGTGATCGTGGTGGGGGTGCCCCTGGGGGTGGTGTCGGCGGTGCGCAAAGACCACCTATCCGACCACGCCTCGCGCCTTTTCGCCTTGGGAGGGGTGTCGGTGCCGGTGTTCTGGCTGGCCATCCTCATGCAGCTGTATTTCTATTTCAAGCTGGGCTGGCTGCCGGTAGGCGACCGTCTCACCTACGGCCTGGCGCCACCCACTGACATCACCGGGCTCTATATCCTGGACAGCCTTTTGACCGGCAACTGGCAGACTCTGGGCGATTCCATCCGCCACATCATCCTGCCCGCCGCGGCGCTCAGCATAAGCTCCATGTCCTCAGTGGTGCGCCAGACCCGCAGCGAGATGCTCAAGGTGCTCAAGGAAGACTACGTGGTGTTCCACAAGGCCTACGGCCTGGCCCGCTGGCGGGTGATCTACAAGTACGCCCTGCGCAACGCCCTGACCCCTACGGTCAGCCTGGTGGGCCTGGTGTTCGGGCTCTTGTTGGGCGGATCCTTCCTGGTGGAGACGGTGTTCAACTGGCCGGGCATCGGCCAGTACGTGGCCCAGTCGGTGCTTTCCAGCGATTTTCCAGCCATCATCGGGGCCACCATGGTGGTTACCCTGAGCTACGCCTTGGTCAACCTGCTGGTGGATGTGGTCTACATGCTTATCAACCCCAAGGTGCGGCTATGA